A single genomic interval of Methanomassiliicoccus sp. harbors:
- a CDS encoding uL15 family ribosomal protein yields MPSRTNKFRGGRTHGRGKKSGRGAGKTGGTGNAGLHKHKTISVLKYDPMHFGRHGFKRPQKVVSAKITLNVGDLEERLEEFQKQGFAVNEDGKVKINLANMGVDKLLGFGKVSNSFEVVVAESSARAKEKLEAAGGSVAQP; encoded by the coding sequence ATGCCAAGCAGGACCAACAAGTTCAGAGGAGGCCGCACCCATGGCCGCGGCAAGAAGAGCGGCAGGGGCGCTGGCAAGACCGGAGGTACCGGCAACGCCGGCCTCCACAAGCACAAGACCATCAGCGTGCTCAAGTACGACCCGATGCACTTCGGCCGCCATGGCTTCAAGCGCCCACAGAAGGTCGTTTCCGCCAAGATCACCCTCAATGTAGGGGACCTTGAGGAGCGCCTTGAGGAGTTCCAGAAGCAGGGCTTTGCTGTGAATGAGGACGGCAAAGTAAAAATCAACCTTGCTAATATGGGCGTCGACAAGCTCCTGGGTTTCGGGAAGGTCTCAAACTCCTTCGAGGTAGTGGTCGCCGAGTCCTCGGCCCGAGCGAAAGAGAAGCTCGAGGCCGCCGGGGGCTCGGTAGCCCAACCTTAA